One stretch of Bacteroidia bacterium DNA includes these proteins:
- a CDS encoding SPOR domain-containing protein — translation MINPENNIQSLLYDNDCVIIPDFGGFIKRENPTVLDKYANSIKPQGTTLFFNVALQQNDGLLANHIASEKSISYQNAIDLLTQWVKDTERQITLDGRFTFGILGTFFVNAEGKKWFSPNPSLNFSRKTFGLETIIAKAIIKDVSQTHKKEEALSAQYEKEVVQPTLQLAQQNKKKRLPLKIAASLLLLIGVGAALYITVFNNNSFELFQQARIIPMADTAPVVINEETNQQEENIFLEDSADMPDESEVIEDTTTIESPIQEETINEINTEQGVQNFVQPATNDVDENLGEEGIYTILAGAFLHEDNAQRRVEVLKQNGFDVFPVKPEDSRLTRIQCGKFSSIEAAEMYLQAVQKVIPQAHITSFK, via the coding sequence ATGATAAATCCGGAAAATAATATTCAGAGTCTTTTATATGATAACGACTGTGTTATCATTCCTGACTTTGGAGGTTTTATCAAGAGAGAGAATCCTACTGTGCTTGATAAGTATGCGAACTCTATTAAGCCACAGGGAACTACTTTGTTTTTTAATGTTGCCTTACAGCAAAATGATGGCTTATTGGCAAACCATATTGCATCCGAAAAGTCTATTTCATATCAAAATGCAATTGATTTATTAACCCAATGGGTGAAAGATACTGAAAGACAAATTACGTTAGACGGTAGATTTACTTTTGGAATTTTGGGAACATTTTTCGTCAATGCAGAAGGTAAGAAATGGTTTTCACCGAATCCATCCTTAAATTTTTCAAGAAAAACTTTTGGACTTGAAACAATAATTGCAAAGGCAATAATCAAAGATGTTTCGCAAACACATAAAAAAGAAGAAGCATTAAGTGCACAGTATGAAAAGGAAGTTGTTCAACCCACATTGCAACTTGCACAACAGAACAAGAAAAAACGCTTGCCTTTAAAAATAGCAGCTTCTTTGCTTCTCCTTATCGGAGTAGGAGCTGCATTGTATATTACTGTTTTTAATAACAATAGTTTTGAGTTGTTTCAACAAGCAAGGATTATCCCAATGGCAGATACGGCTCCCGTTGTAATAAATGAAGAAACAAATCAACAGGAAGAAAACATTTTTCTTGAAGATTCTGCTGATATGCCTGATGAAAGTGAAGTTATTGAAGACACAACTACAATAGAATCTCCGATTCAAGAAGAAACAATAAATGAAATAAATACTGAGCAGGGTGTGCAAAATTTTGTACAACCTGCGACAAATGATGTAGATGAAAATCTTGGCGAAGAAGGTATTTACACTATTTTGGCAGGTGCATTTCTGCATGAAGATAACGCACAAAGAAGAGTGGAAGTTTTAAAACAAAACGGATTTGATGTTTTTCCTGTTAAGCCTGAAGATAGTAGGCTGACAAGAATTCAGTGCGGAAAATTCTCTTCAATAGAAGCAGCAGAAATGTACTTGCAAGCAGTTCAAAAAGTAATACCTCAAGCACACATCACATCATTTAAATAA